Part of the Candidatus Methylacidiphilales bacterium genome is shown below.
AACCGATCCTGCCTCCAGTGCTCATCCGGCTTGCGCATTGGATGGCGGATTATTATTGCTGCGAATTCAACCAGGCATTGCGCGGGATGCTGCCCGAACTGGTTCGCTCCCGGGAGGACGGGTTTAAGCAGCAGTTCTGGGTGGAAATCCCTGACGGGCTTCAGCCGGAAGTCGTGCTCGCGCAATTGAAAAAAGCCAGGGCTCAAAGCCGGGCCTGGCAACTGGCTTGCGATAATGGCGGGGGCTGGCTTGCGGAATTAAGCCGCCAATGCGGCGCCACGCCCGCCGTCTGGCGTTCCCTCGAGGAGAAGAAGCTGGTCTTGCTCAGGCGCGAGCGGCGCGAACGAAATCCGCTGTTGGAAAAATTGGAACGGGATGTACCGCGCGAACTGAATGAAGAGCAGCGAAAGGCGCTGGAATTGATTCTGGAACAATCAAATTCGCCCAAGCCCAAACCGGTCTTGCTCCGCGGCGTGACGGGGAGCGGCAAAACGGAAGTGTACCTGCAGGCCTTGTCCCATGTGCTGAAACAGGGAAAGGGCGCACTCATGCTTGTTCCGGAAATTTCTTTGACGCCACAAACGGTGGAGCGGTTCCGCCGCCGTTTTGAATGCGACGGGATCGGGGTGGCCGTCCTGCACAGCCATCTCTCAGCCGGGGAGCGGCACGACCAATGGCAGGCCATCCGCCAGGGGCGGGCGCGGGTTGTGATCGGCGCGCGGTCCGCGGTGTTCGCTCCACTCGCGGAAACCGGGATCATCATCGTCGATGAGGAGCATGAGCAGAGTTACAAGCAGGAGGAGACGCCCCATTACCATGCGCGCGATCTTGCGGTTGTCCGCGCTGGCCTGGAGGGGATACCGATTGTGCTGGGCTCAGCCACACCGTCGCTCGAAGCCATGCATAATGTTGCCACGGGAAAATTTTTGTCTGCGGTGCTGACCCGGCGCGTGGAAAACTTTCGCCTGCCGGTGATTCAGATCCTGGATTTGCGGAAGGAAAAGCCTGAAAAGGGCCAGAGCGTGCTGATTGCGGAAAAACTGAGGCAGTCGGTTTTGGAACGGTTGGAGCGCGGCGAGCAAAGTATTATTTTTCTCAATCGCCGGGGTTATGCCACCAGCCTGCAATGCCCGAAGTGCGGAGAGGTGTCGCAATGTCCTCACTGCTCAGTGCCGCTTACGTATCATCGCTCAACGGGCGATTTGTGCTGTCACTTTTGCGACCACCGGGCCCGGGTTCCCGCAGTTTGTCCCGAATGCGCCTTCGACCAGTACCGTTACTCCGGGACCGGCACACAGAAAGTGGAGGACGCGGTGGTGAAGGCGTTTCCGGGGGCCCGGATTTGCCGCATGGACTCGGACAGCATGCAGGGCAAGCGGGCCTATCATAATGCGTTGATGGAATTTCGCGATGGGCGTACCGACATCCTGGTCGGTACGCAAATGATCGCCAAGGGCCTGCACTTTCCCAACGTGACATTGGTGGGCGTTGTGAATTGCGACCTTGCGCTTCAACTGCCCGACTTCCGCGCGGCGGAGCGGGTCTTTCAGCAACTGGTACAGGTCGCGGGCCGCGCGGGCCGGGGCGACAAACCGGGCGAGGTTTTCATCCAGACCTACACGCCGTTTCATCCGGCGATCCAGTTTGCGCGGCATCATGACGTGGAGGGCTTTTGCGAGCAGGAACTGGATTACAGGCGCGCCCATCATTACCCGCCGTGGAAACGCGCGGCGCTCGTGTGCTTTCGCGGGAGGTCGGAGGAAAAAACAAAATTTTGCATCGAGGCGGCGGCGCGGCGTTTGCGGGGGATATCGGAAATTAAAATCGAAGTGCCGGAGCCGGCTCCAGCGCCGATTGCCAAGATTCGGGATTACCACCGGTTCCAGTTGTTTTTATTGGAGTCCAACATGCCCGCGCTCAGCCGCGTCCTGAAGCGTGAGGTACTGCATCAGGCATGGCCGGATGATATCCGGGTTACGGTGGATATCGACCCGGTGAATTTGATGTAACAGAAAAACGATTCACCGCAGAGAACGCCGAGGAAAATGCGGAATGTGGGATGCGGAATTCAGACTTAAAACTTACAAACTTAATTCTTAAAACTGGAATAGAACACAGTTTTACAGGAAGGG
Proteins encoded:
- the priA gene encoding primosomal protein N' is translated as MNPDTSPAKPRYVRVVPELALDRQFDYILPPHLAGAVQPGQRLRVPWGTRTTLAYAVEFPEKPEVAKCREVLDMVDSEPILPPVLIRLAHWMADYYCCEFNQALRGMLPELVRSREDGFKQQFWVEIPDGLQPEVVLAQLKKARAQSRAWQLACDNGGGWLAELSRQCGATPAVWRSLEEKKLVLLRRERRERNPLLEKLERDVPRELNEEQRKALELILEQSNSPKPKPVLLRGVTGSGKTEVYLQALSHVLKQGKGALMLVPEISLTPQTVERFRRRFECDGIGVAVLHSHLSAGERHDQWQAIRQGRARVVIGARSAVFAPLAETGIIIVDEEHEQSYKQEETPHYHARDLAVVRAGLEGIPIVLGSATPSLEAMHNVATGKFLSAVLTRRVENFRLPVIQILDLRKEKPEKGQSVLIAEKLRQSVLERLERGEQSIIFLNRRGYATSLQCPKCGEVSQCPHCSVPLTYHRSTGDLCCHFCDHRARVPAVCPECAFDQYRYSGTGTQKVEDAVVKAFPGARICRMDSDSMQGKRAYHNALMEFRDGRTDILVGTQMIAKGLHFPNVTLVGVVNCDLALQLPDFRAAERVFQQLVQVAGRAGRGDKPGEVFIQTYTPFHPAIQFARHHDVEGFCEQELDYRRAHHYPPWKRAALVCFRGRSEEKTKFCIEAAARRLRGISEIKIEVPEPAPAPIAKIRDYHRFQLFLLESNMPALSRVLKREVLHQAWPDDIRVTVDIDPVNLM